The Bacillota bacterium LX-D genomic sequence AAAAGGAGTTACAGTAGTCTATTCACCTCAGCCTGCTTTAAAATATAAACATGCATCCGAAGAAACCTTTACTAAAGATGAACATATTAGTTCAGTTCAGGGTAGGACAGTACCTGGAAGTATTTCTTTTGTACCTTCTGTGGTAGGTTTGCACCTAGCTAGCATAGTGGTTAATCATCTCCTTAGTAAGTAATATAAATTATGATAAAGTTACGGCGGTTATTTATAACCGTCGTTTGTTCTAATATGTTTCTCCTAAAGGAGGTAGAGTTTATTGAATTTATTTGATTTAGCCAGTCAGGAAAAACAAAAGAAAAGCGCTCCGTTAGCTGTAAGGATGCGTCCAAAAAGTTTAGAAGAGTATATAGGTCAAAAACATATTGTTGGACCTGGCAAATTACTGCGCCGAGCAATATTAGCTGATCAACTTTCCTCACTAATTTTTTATGGGCCTCCCGGAACTGGAAAAACAGCCTTGGCGCAAGTCATAGCTGAAAATACCAAAGGTGACTTTATAAGATTAAATGCAGTAACTGCTGGAGCCAGTGATTTAAAAAATATTATTCAGACTGCCAAAGATAATTTGACATTATACGCTAAAAAAACAATAGTATTTATTGATGAAATTCATCGCTTTAACAAAGCTCAACAGGATATTTTACTACCCTATGTGGAAGATGGAACAATTGTCTTAATTGGAGCAACAACTGAAAACCCTTATTTTGAAGTAAATTCTGCCCTTTTATCAAGATCTAAAATCTTTAAATTATTTCCACTGGAGCCAGATGAAATCAAAGCAATTATTAGTACTGCGTTAAAAGACAAAGAGCGTGGCTTAGGTAATTTGCCAGTTAAAATAACTGCAGATGCTATGGAGCATTTTGTTCATACTTCCGGTGGAGATGCTAGAAAAGCATTGAATGCCATTGAACTAGCGGTATTAACTTCTGTGCCAAATAAGGAAGGTATTATTGAGATAGATTTAGAAGTAGCTGAGGAGTCAATTCAAGAAAAGGCAATCCTCTACGATAAGAACGGTGATCAACACTACGACGTAGTTTCAGCTTTTATTAAGAGTATGCGTGGTTCAGATCCCAATGCAAGCTTGCATTGGCTAGCAAGGATGCTTGCAGCAGGAGAAGATCCCCGCTTTATTGCCAGACGTATGATTATCTTAGCAGCCGAAGATATAGGTTTGGCCGATCCTCAAGCACTGGCAATTGCTATAAATGCTGCTCAAGCTCTAGATTATATTGGTTTACCTGAAGCTAGAATTCCCTTGGCAGAGGCATGTATTTACTTAGCTTGTGCTCCTAAAAGTAATTCGGTTTATGTTGCTATAGATAAAGCATTAAATGATGTAAAAAAAAACATTGGGAGCGTGCCACTACATTTAAAAGATGGGCACTACCCAGGGGCAAAGTCTCTGAACTATGGAGCAAAATATTTGTACCCTCATGACTATCCCGGCAACCATGTTAAACAAGAGTACTTACCAGATAAATTAGCAGGAATAGAATATTATTATCCTAGTGATAATGGTAAGGAGCAAAAAATAAAAAGTTATTTACTGGAAATAAAGGAGAAAAACAATGAAAAATAAGGGCAATTAGCAACTATTTAACATTAAATTAGTTGCCAATAAAAATAAACTAAAATACCAGTAAATCTATGATAATTATTGTATATACCAATAATTGTGCTATAATAACAACAAGAATATTTTTAGTTTAGGTAAGGAGGGATAAAGATTAATTTTGTCTAGTTTGGACAAAATAGACAATGAAATCTATATAAAGAAATGTTTTTAAGCATTGCTACTTATTGTTTTATAAATTTTAAGTAATATTATTTTATTTAAGAAGGAGTTTTTGGGATGCGTAAAGTATATCTTGATCATAGTGCTACTACGCCTGTCAGACCAGAGGTAGCTGAAATAGTTAATACATATTTAACAACACATTTTGGTAACCCTTCAAGTATTCATAGTTTCGGTAGAGAAGCTAAAAAAGCTGTTGACATTGCCAGAGAACAAGTAGCCACTTTTTTAGGTGCTAAAACTGACGAAATATTTTTTACAAGTGGGGGAACGGAAGCTGACAACTGGGCTATTGTAGGGTCAGCTTATGCAAATAAAGAAAAAGGGAAACATCTTATTACTTCTTCCATAGAGCATCATGCTGTACTTGATACTTTTAAATCTTTAGAAAAACAAGGTTTTAATGTAACTTATCTTCCTGTAAACAACGAGGGCTTAGTGCAAATTGAAGATTTTAAGGCCGCTTTAACAGAAGACACTATTTTGGTTAGCATTATGCACGTAAATAATGAAGTAGGTACAATACAGCCTATTGCTGAAATAGGTAACATAACAAGAGAAAGAGGAATAATTTTCCATACAGATGCAGTTCAAAGTGTTGGTAAAATTCCCGTAGATGTGAACCAACTGAAGGTAGATTTATTATCGGCATCAAGTCATAAAATCTATGGTCCTAAAGGTATAGGCTGCCTTTATATAAGGAAAGGTGTGCAACTTAATCCTTTACTTTTTGGTGGCGGACAGGAAAGAAAGAGGCGCCCTGGTACAGAAAATGTTCCTGGAATTGCAGGCTTCGGCAAGGCTTGTGAATTAGCACGTGTTGAATTAGGCGATGAAATGAGTAAGCTGACTTCTTTAAGAGATAAACTGATTGAGGGTATTATGCAAAAAATACCCGACATCCAATTAAATGGAAGTAAAAAAGATCGAATACCCAATAATGTGAACATAAGCGTAAAGCATATAGAAGGTGAATCACTTCTTCTAAGCTTGGATATGCAAGGAATTGCTGCTTCCAGTGGTTCAGCTTGTACATCGGGCTCTTTGGATCCATCTCATGTTCTTTTAGCTATGGGTATTCCTCACGAAATTGCTCATGGCTCCTTACGGATGACTTTAGGAAGAGAAAATACTGAAGAAGATATTAATTATGTCTTAGACGTTTTGCCTTCTATAGTAGAACGTTTAAGAGCCATGTCTCCTTTATATCAAGCAAACTCAAGTGAAAGCAAGGGGGAATAGATCATGTATACAGAAAAGGTAATGGATCATTTTACTAATCCAAGAAATGTTGGTGAATTAGAAAATCCTAGCGGGTCTGGGCAGGTAGGTAATCCTGTTTGCGGAGATATTATGAAAATTACGATTGAAGTAGATAATGACATTATTACTGATGTAAAATTCAAGACCTTTGGCTGTGGGGCAGCAATTGCTACCAGCAGTATGGTTACTGAAATGGTTAAAGGTAAAACGATTGATGAGGCATTAAAAATTACCAATCAGCAAGTGGCTGAAGCCTTAGGTGGGTTGCCGCCTGTAAAAATGCACTGCTCAAATTTGGCTGCGGACGCATTGCATGAAGCAATAAAAGACTATAAAAATAAAAATAAAAATAAATAAAGGGTTGTTATTATTATAGGGGTTGAAATCTAAATGCAAAAAAAACGAAAAGTATTAATGGCCATGAGCGGAGGGGTTGATAGTTCGGTAGCGGCAGCTCTATTGTTACGTGCTGGTTATGAAGTAGTAGGTGTTACAATGCAGCTTTGGACCTCAGATGAACAGGCTATCTCATCTGAAACTGCCTGTTGTTCCCTAAGTGCTGTTGAGGATGCTCGTAGAGTTGCCCAAAAACTTGGTATTCCCTATTATGTCCTTAATTTTAAAGGTTTATTTCAGGAGAAAGTTATAGACTACTTTATTGACGAATACCTTTTGGGTAAAACACCAAATCCTTGTATAGCATGTAACAAATATGTAAAATTTGATGCACTTTTGACCAAAGCAAGGGCCCTTGAACTAGATTACGTAGCTACAGGTCATTATGCTAAAGTTTTTTTTGATGAGAGCAAGCAGCGTTATATGATTGCTAAAGCTAAAGATAAGAATAAGGACCAGACTTATGTCTTATATAATCTAACTCAAGATCAGTTACAACATACTTTAATGCCCTTAGGCAATTACACTAAACCGGAAATACGTCAGATTGCAGCTGAACTAGGTTTTAGCGTAGCAAATAAGCCTGAAAGCCAGGAAATTTGTTTTGTTAGTGATAATAATTACCGCCGCTTTATCAAAGAAAATTCAGCGGAAGAAATTAAACCGGGATTTTTTTATGATACAAAAGGAAATGTTTTGGGGCAACATCAAGGGATACCTTTTTATACAATTGGGCAACGTAAGGGTCTAGGAATAGCCCTAGGTTATCCAGTATATGTTATTGATATTGTACCTGAAAAAAACGCTATTATCTTAGGTAAATTAGAAGAGTTAGAAGGTAATAGACTAATCTCCGAAAATAACAACTTTATTCTTTTCGATCAATTAAGGGATACTATGCAGGTAACAGCTAAAGTAAGATATAAAGCTGAAGAGGTTAAGGCAACTATCTCACCCGGCGAAAATGAAGGTCAAGTAGAAGTAATACTTCATGAACCACAATTTGCTATTACACCCGGACAAGCAGTGGTTTTTTATAATAATGAATTGGTTGTCGGTGGTGGTACGATTAAAAAAAAGCTTGGCTAATGTGCGCACAATTTGTGCGCTTTTTTATTTTTAGGTATTATTTTTTAGTCAAGTGTCAATAATACCTGATAGACTTCAGACCCTTTTAAGCACTGGGGGTAATAAATTGTACAAAGGAAGAGAAGTTTTAGGCTTGCCCGTAATTAGAAAAGCAAATGGTGAAAATTTAGGAAAAATAAGTGATCTTTTTTGTAGTAAAGATCTAAATTATGTTAAAGCTCTACAAGTATTGGCAAATAATGATAAGGATGTAAAAGTGTGTCAGTTGCAAATGGTATTGAGTCTCGGAAGAGATGCAATTATTATAAATTCCAATGAGTTAGAAAATGTTGAAGTAGGGGATGATTTTGGAAGTAGTTGGCAAAAAATTAAAGGTACTAAAGTTATTTGTGGCAAAGGTAATGAACTTGGCTGCGTTGAAGATATTGTTTTTGAATTCCCAAGTGGCCAAATAACAGCATTAGAAGTGTCAGAAGGGTTTATTGGAGATATAATTTCCGGAAGACATATTGTAAGTCAGGAAGCAATTCAAACAACAGGTAATAATACCATTATTGTAGATTTTTAAGGAGGAAGAAAAGATGTTATGTCCTTTATGTGGCAGTCGAGAAGTTGGTAAAATTGGACCAGATCAGTTTTACTGCTGGAACTGTTGTGTAGAATATGACGATAGGAATCAGGTTTTCGAATTGGCTGAGGATGGTAGTATTGAATCGTCATACAAGCTGGAGTAGTCGGATTTGAAACTTAAAATTGATAAAAAGATCCTTAGACGTTTATTAATGCTTTTCTTTTTATTTATTGTCTTTGTTTTTCTTTACGCAGTACGAAATATATTATTCCCTTTTGTTTTAGCAATTGTACTTGCTTATATTCTAAATCCCTTAGTAGAAAAATTGGAAAAGCATAATATTAAACGTCTTTATGGTATAACAATTGTATATATTGTGGTTTTTGGAGTGCTATTTTTAGCTTGTTTTTATGGTTTTCCAGTTATTTTAAAACAGCTTACAGCGTTTGTTGAAAAGATTCCCTTATACACTAATGAGATACAAAACAGGTTACAAAATTTTTACCATTTGTATCAAAGATTTACTATTCCCTATAGCTTACGTGAAAGCATTGATCACAACATACTATGGTTTCAGAATTTGCTTATCACTAGCCTGAGTAATCTAGTTAGTAGTATTTTTAGCTTATTTTCAGAAATATTTAGTTTTATTGTTGCTCCAATCTTAACTTTTTATCTTTTAAAAGATAAAGAAGAAATATGCCGTTTGATTGTCCAAAATTTGCCTTTAAATAAACGCTCTGAAATTTTGTCCATATGGTCTGAAATTGATTTAGCACTATTAAAATTTATTCAAGGCAATCTCTTAGTGGCATTGATAGTTGGAATTGCTACTTCAATTGGTTTAACTATTGTAGGAATGGATTTTCCTTTACTATTCGGAATTATTTCGGGAATTACAAACATTATTCCTTATTTTGGTCCAATTATAGGTGCTATACCTGCTGTTTCCTTAGCGCTATTAAAATCGCAGTCTTTAGCATTGTATGTGATTTTAGTAATGCTAATTGTGCAACAGTTGGAAAGTAATTTTATTTCCCCTAAAATTTTAGGGAATAGTATAGGGGTACATCCTTTGTTAGTTATTTTTGTTCTTTTAGCTGGAGGTCAGTTATGGGGGATAGCAGGAATGTTGGTGGCAGTCCCACTAACAGCCATTTTAAAAATCATTATACGTTACTTATTTTTAAAACTTATTGTTTAATTGACAAAGGTTTAAAACTTTATGTATAATGTAGAAAATTCTAATATTTTAACAAGATATCCCTCGTCTTCGACTGAAGGAGTTAAGACGAGGTTTTTTGGCGTATATTCCAAAAATTAAAGAAGGAGCAATAATAATGCAAGGTAGTGATTTGAGAAAGAAATTTTTACAATTTTTTGAGAGTAAAGGTCATACGGTTGTTCCTAGTTCATCTTTAATACCACATAACGACCCTACATTACTGTTTACCAATGCTGGAATGGTTCAATTTAAAGATGTTTTTTTAGGTCTAGATAAACGGCCATATAGCAGAGCTACAACAGCTCAAAAATGTGTTCGCGCAGGAGGAAAACATAACGACTTAGATACTGTTGGCAGAACAGCTCGTCATCATACCTTCTTTGAAATGATGGGTAATTTTTCTTTTGGAGATTACTTTAAAGATGATGCAATTCATTTTGCATGGGAATTTCTAACGAAAGTTATTCAACTGCCAAAAGAAAAACTTTGGATTACTATTTATCTTGATGATGATGAGGCATATAAAATTTGGCATGAAAAAGTTGGTGTACCTACTGAGCGAATTATTCGCTTAGGAGAAAAAGATAATTTTTGGTCAATGGGTGATACTGGACCCTGTGGGCCTTGCAGTGAAATTTTATATGATCGTGGCGAAGATTTTCGCTGTACAGAAAAGGAATGTGGCATTGGTAAATGTGATTGCGATCGTTGGCTAGAAATATGGAATTTAGTATTTATGCAATATGATCGCGATGAAAATGGAAAACTAACACCACTTCCTAAACCAAGCATTGACACAGGCATGGGTTTAGAACGAGTAAGTTCCATTTTACAGGGCGTAAATAGTAATTATGATACGGATTTGATTAAACCGCTAATTCAAGAAGTTGAGAATATCACCGGCCTTACATATAATCAGGATGATCGCGGCTTTCCCTTCCGAGTTATTGCTGATCACGCAAAATCTTGTACATTTTTAATTTTAGATGGAGTCCTTCCTAGTAATGAAGGACGTGGTTATGTGTTGCGTAGAATTTTAAGAAGAGCTGTACGTTTTGGAAAAGTTCTAGGAATTGAACGCCCTTTCCTTTTTGAACTAGTACCAATCGTTCGCAAGATAATGGAAGATGCTTATCCAGAAATAAAAACTAATGAAGATCATATCAAAAAGGTAATTCAAAGAGAAGAAGAGCGGTTTAGGGAAACTCTTAATGATGGTTTAAAAGTAGTAAATGAATTAATAAGAAAATTAAAAAATGAGAATACCAAGATTATTAAAGGCAAGGAAGCTTTTACATTATATGATACTTATGGCTTTCCATTAGATCTAATGGAAGATATTGCTGAAGAATATGGCTTAGTGGTTGATAAAGATGGATTCAATAGTGCTATGGAAGAGCAGCGAAACAGAGCAAGAGAGGCAAGAGATGATTCAAAGGCATGGAATTTTGCTATATCTTTAACTAACAGTTTAAATGATATTAGTCCAACCAGATTTGTTGGATATGAGCATTTGGTAGCGGAAGCAAGTATACTAGCTTTAGTTCATGAAAAAGGGAAAAAGAACAAAGCAGATGCAGGACTGGAATTATACCTAGTTACAGATACGACTCCTTGTTATGCTGAAAGCGGTGGACAAGTAGGAGATAAAGGGATTGTTAAAGGTTTAAATGGTTGGGGTAGTATTTTGGATACACAAAAATTGCCTGATGGTAAGTATATTCATTCGATGAAAATTGAAGAAGGATTTTTTAAAGTCGGGGATCAAGTATCAATTACAGTTGATGAAGAACGTAGGTTAGCAATTAAAAGGAATCACTCCGCAACTCATTTATTACATAAAGCTCTAAAAGAAGTTTTGGGGGAACATGTCAACCAGGCTGGTTCCTTAGTTTTACCAGAAAGGCTACGCTTTGATTTTACTCATTTTACTGCCTTAGATGAAAAAGAAATTTTCGCAGTTGAACGTAAAGTAAATGAGCAAATACTAGCAAGTCTACCGATTACTGTTTTGGAAACATCTTTTGACGAAGCAACAGAACTTGGTGCAACGGCTCTTTTTGGTGAAAAGTATGGCGATCGTGTGCGTGTAGTAAAAATGGGCGATTATAGCATGGAATTATGTGGAGGAACCCATTTAGAAAACACTAGTAGTGCGTGCATTTTTAAAATTCTAAGTGAAAGTGGTGTAGGGACAGGCTTTCGAAGAATTGAAGCAGCCACGGGCTTAGCAGCTTTAGAATATTTAAATGATAAAGAAAAAAGACTGGAACAACTAGCTGAAGTTTTAAAAACGCCTGTTAATCAAGTTGCTCAAAGGGTAGAAACAGTGCTTAAAGAAATGCGGGAAAAAGAACGTGAAATAGAAAAACTTAGCGCAAAGCTTGCATTGTATCAAACTGACCATTTGCTAAGCCAAGTGCAAAAAATTGCTGATATATCTGTTTTAGCCGCCGAAGTTCAGGTTTCAGATATGGAAGGACTGCGGAATATGGCCGACCTATTAAAGGACAAATTAGGTTCAGGGGTTATTATTTTGGGAACAAAGATTGAAGACAAAGTTAATTTCGTGGCTGCTGTAACTAAAGACCTAGTACCTAAAGGTATACATGCTGGTAAAATTATCAAAGAAGTAGCCAAGGTTGCAGGAGGAAGCGGTGGTGGAAGGCCTGATATGGCGCAAGCAGGGGGTAAAGATGCAGCTAAGCTAAAAGAAGCTTTAGGTTTTTGTAATGAAATAATTAGTAAAATGTATAACATAAAACAGTATTAAAAATTATCATTTTAATTAAAGGATAATAGTTATTTAATAGCGAAGTATAAATTAAGTTTGTTCAATGGGGGTGTGGATATGACCCAGGATAATCTTGAGCATACCGTGATGTTTAAGGTTGAAAAAGAAGAGGTTCCTAAAGCTAAAGAAGTTTTATTGCTGGTCTATGAGGCATTGCAGAAGAAGGGTTATAATCCTATTAATCAGCTAGTGGGATACTTATTGTCTGGAGACCCTGCTTATATTACTAGCCATAATAATGCTCGTAATTTAATCCGGCGTTTAGAGCGGGATGAATTAATGGAGGAACTACTTATGAGCTACCTGGGTCAGAAGTAGCCAGGTATGAAAAAAAGCCTATATCCTTTACCAGGATATGGGCTTTTATAGTGGTGCGCCCGGCATGGGCGCTTGAGAAGAAGGACAAGAATGTGTTTTGGAAGCAGGCGAATAGCCAATAGCCCAATCCTTGCAAGAACACTCACTAATGAATACCTGAGAAAAATAGGTTTAAAGTCAATAAGTGAAAAATATTCATTAGTGCATTAATTCTATTGAACCGCCGTATACCGAACGGTACGTACGGTGGTGGTGTGCTGTGAAAGTTGCAGCAGAGATGAAGAAAGGCCCTTCGATGAGGATTGTACAGGCAAACTCATCAAACAACCCTAATGCTGCTGTGGTAAAGAGCTATGGTAGTGAGCGATTAGGGAAACGGCTTAAACAAAAATAGTCATGTGAATCGAGAGATTCACGTACGGTTCTGTGAGAGCCTTTGGGTGAAACTCCCAAGGGCTACTCGACTGAGAGACGCTGAATAAAATAATTACTCAGCTCCTAATCGATTTAATAAAGGTGAAAGTATGCTATATTCTCAGATGGGGAATACTGGGTTAGTAGAGTAGGTGAAAAAATGCGAATTCTTGGATTAGATGTTGGTGACAAGAAAATTGGTGTGGCTTTAAGTGATCCTTTAGGCTTGACAGCCCAAGGAATTGACACAGTTAAATGCACGGGAGAAATAAAAAAAGATATCGAATATATTCTTAAAATAATTAATTTAAATGAGGTTGAACAGATAGTTGTTGGCTTACCTAAAAATATGAATGGTTCTATAGGTCCTCAGGCTAAGAAAGTAATTGATTTTGCTGAAGCATTAGGTGAAAAAAGTAATTTACCAATTATTTTCTGGGATGAAAGGTTAACTACTGTAGCAGCAGAAAAAACTCTCCTTGCTGCAGACGTTTCACGTAAAAAAAGAAAATTGGTTATTGATAAAATTGCTGCTACTGTAATTTTACAGAGTTATTTAGATAATAAAAATTAGCCTAACTGGTTATACTTGTAATAATTACCTTTACAAAAAATATTAAATCAGTTATTATTAGCCTATTAAAAGAGAGAAAGGTGTGTTTTTAATGGTTGACGAAAAGCACCATGATTGTGGTTGCGAAGAAGATTGTGAGTGTGAGGATATTATTGTTTTACAGGACGAAGAAGGCAATGACCATGAATTCAGCATTGTTGACGTGTTGGAAATGGATGAAAATAAATACGCTATTCTTATGCCGGCTAGTGAAAACGACGAATCAGATGAGGCTATTATATTAAAAATAGCGGCAGATGAAAATGGCGATGAATTTTTAGCTGAAATTGAAAATGATGATGAATGGGAGTCTGTAGCTCGTGCCTGGGAAGAAATGATTGATGAGGAAGAATTTTAAAAGTCGCAAAAATTGCGGCTTTTATTTTTAGTTTGACCGGCATGTTTGCTGAGCCGATGGGCTGAAAGAAACCCTATCGCCTAACCGGCAGGAAGATAACTCGTAAGCAAGGGCGTCACTGGCAACTGTGGGGTCTGAAGGAAGCCGAAGGGGGAAATTGGAACATAGCGCAAGCAAACCGAGGTTGGCTAGTCAGGCGGGTAATCTTGCAAAAAGTGGGAAAGCCCAAAAGCCGGATAACCTGATTAGTTAGGACGGATGCGTTCAAGTTCAGGTAAGCAAACCTAACGGGGAAGCCCGGGACTATCTTAACTGCCGGAGTATTAAAAGACGGAGTATACACAGGGACAGAAGTCGGGAGCCCCGGGGCGGCGTTATTTCACCCCTGTTAACTAATATCTACTTGGATAGATTTAACCAAAAGAAGAAACAGCAGGAAATACGGATAATACGCTATGCCGGTGACATTTTGGTATTTGCAAAGACGCATAGAGAAGCCCGAAAATATCAAGACATTGCTGCCAAAATACTGAAAACGAACTCAAACTAACCGTTAACAAAGACAAAACCCACCATACAGAAGTAAGTAAGGATGTATCCTATCCGGGCTTCATTATCCACAGGAAAATAGTCGCAGTCCACCCTAAGAAAATAAAGAGACTTAAGGAAAAGATAAGGCAATTGACACCACGGAACTTACTCAATTTAAGCTTAAATATCTTATGTATCTTTCCCTCCGGTTTGAATAAAAATAGTTATGTGAAAAAGAGGAGGGAAAACATTGAAACGCTGGATTCTAGCTATTTTAATGTTTCTAGGTACATTAATTCTAGTTAATCTGTTTATCCCTAAAATAATCTATAAAAACTATACTTATCCCGGACTACGTTTAGAAGGTTACAATATTGGCAAAAAGCCTTCAGCCCAATTAAATGAAGAAATCGAAAAAATTGCAAAACAGATTAGCCAATACAAAGTTGAGGTTAAATATAAAAACTATCTGAAAAAATTTTCCTATACTGAATTAGGTATTAATCCTGATATTGAGGAAACAAGAAAAAGGGTAATGAATTATGGTAGAGAAAAATATTTTTGGCAAAGATGGGCTTCCTATTACAAATTATTTTCAAAAAGTTCAGACCTTAAAATTGTATTAAAATTGGACAAGAACAAGGTTAATAGTTCGTTGAATAATTTTCTTACTCCATTTATAGTAAAACCAATTGATGCTCAATTTGTTTTAAACGATAAGGATCAACTTACTATACAGTCTGCTATTTGGGGTGACGAAGGGAACATAAATGCTGTAATAAAAAACATTGAGCAAACAATTGTATATTCTCAAGGTCAACGCAATACTTCCTTAATTATCCCAGAAATTAAAAAAAGGCCAAAATTGTTAACTGAAGATTTGGCAAATATGCATATTGACATGAAGCTTTCGGAAACTATAACTTATTTTGATCCACAAAAAAAAGAACGAGCTAATAATATTAAAGTAGCTGCAGGAAAATTAGATAATGTATTAATACCATCAGGCAAGTATTTCTCTTTTAACGAATCTGTGGGGCCAAGAACAAAGGAAGCAGGTTACCAAGAAGCATTAGTAATAGTTGAAAATGAATTTGAAAATGGCTTAGGAGGCGGGGTATGTCAAGTTTCCTCAACTCTTTATAATGCCGTATTAAGAGCCAATTTCCCTATAATAGAAAGAAGGCGTCATAGTTTACCAATAAAATATGTTTCTTTAGGTTTAGACGCAACAGTAAACTATGGTACTATAGATTTTAAATTTTTAAATAATACAGCTAACTACATTTTAATTAAGACAAAAGTGGTTGAAAATGCCTTAGTGGTTAAAATTTTTGGCCATGTTACGAATAAACCCAATGTTCAGATTGTTAGGTCTGAGAAAATAATTAGTCCTAGTATACAAACAATTAAGGACCCTA encodes the following:
- the ruvX gene encoding Holliday junction resolvase RuvX, yielding MRILGLDVGDKKIGVALSDPLGLTAQGIDTVKCTGEIKKDIEYILKIINLNEVEQIVVGLPKNMNGSIGPQAKKVIDFAEALGEKSNLPIIFWDERLTTVAAEKTLLAADVSRKKRKLVIDKIAATVILQSYLDNKN
- a CDS encoding DUF1292 domain-containing protein, whose translation is MVDEKHHDCGCEEDCECEDIIVLQDEEGNDHEFSIVDVLEMDENKYAILMPASENDESDEAIILKIAADENGDEFLAEIENDDEWESVARAWEEMIDEEEF
- a CDS encoding VanW family protein, translated to MKRWILAILMFLGTLILVNLFIPKIIYKNYTYPGLRLEGYNIGKKPSAQLNEEIEKIAKQISQYKVEVKYKNYLKKFSYTELGINPDIEETRKRVMNYGREKYFWQRWASYYKLFSKSSDLKIVLKLDKNKVNSSLNNFLTPFIVKPIDAQFVLNDKDQLTIQSAIWGDEGNINAVIKNIEQTIVYSQGQRNTSLIIPEIKKRPKLLTEDLANMHIDMKLSETITYFDPQKKERANNIKVAAGKLDNVLIPSGKYFSFNESVGPRTKEAGYQEALVIVENEFENGLGGGVCQVSSTLYNAVLRANFPIIERRRHSLPIKYVSLGLDATVNYGTIDFKFLNNTANYILIKTKVVENALVVKIFGHVTNKPNVQIVRSEKIISPSIQTIKDPNLPLGKAVLVESGKDGYIVEVYRIIKDDMKNIITKEFISKDIYQPKNRIVRIGSKVSTSMMVKPNVRINTR